In Acinetobacter sp. WCHAc010034, a genomic segment contains:
- the purH gene encoding bifunctional phosphoribosylaminoimidazolecarboxamide formyltransferase/IMP cyclohydrolase: protein MTIKRALISVSDKTGIVEFAQNLAALGVEILSTGGTYKLLKDNNVAVVEVSEHTGFPEMMDGRVKTLHPKIHGGILARRGLDEAVMAEHNIDAIDLVVVNLYPFAATVAKPNCSLADAIENIDIGGPTMVRAAAKNHASVGIVVNASDYAAVVAELKADGALSQATRFDLAVKAFEHTAQYDGMIASYLGARVGKEEGQADKFARTFNTQLNKAQDLRYGENPHQSAAFYVESTASEASVSTAKQLQGKELSYNNIADTDAALECVKSFAKPACVIVKHANPCGVAVSLDGIKAAYDLAYATDPESAFGGIIAFNRELDTATAQAIVDRQFVEVIIAPSIADGVLEITGAKKNVRVLVCGELPKIDERAPQLDYKRVNGGLLVQDQDLGMITKDDLKVVTKIAPTEAEIDDLIFAWKVAKYVKSNAIVYAKGRQTIGVGAGQMSRVNSARIAAIKAEHAGLVVEGAVMASDAFFPFRDGIDNAAKAGIKCIIQPGGSMRDEETIAAADEHGIAMVFTGMRHFRH from the coding sequence ATGACTATTAAACGCGCTTTAATCTCTGTTTCTGACAAGACCGGTATTGTTGAATTTGCACAAAACCTTGCTGCTCTTGGGGTAGAAATTTTATCTACTGGCGGTACATACAAATTGTTGAAAGACAATAATGTCGCCGTAGTTGAAGTTTCAGAGCATACAGGTTTCCCAGAGATGATGGACGGCCGTGTAAAAACTCTGCATCCAAAAATCCATGGCGGCATTCTGGCGCGTCGCGGCCTGGACGAAGCGGTAATGGCTGAACACAACATCGACGCAATCGACCTTGTTGTTGTCAACCTCTACCCTTTTGCGGCGACTGTCGCCAAGCCGAACTGCTCGCTTGCTGACGCGATTGAAAATATCGACATCGGCGGCCCGACTATGGTTCGCGCTGCGGCGAAAAACCATGCCTCTGTCGGCATTGTGGTGAATGCGTCTGACTATGCAGCGGTAGTGGCGGAGCTTAAAGCCGATGGCGCTTTATCTCAGGCAACACGCTTTGACCTGGCGGTTAAAGCCTTTGAGCATACAGCACAGTACGATGGCATGATTGCTTCTTACCTGGGCGCCCGCGTAGGCAAAGAGGAAGGCCAGGCAGACAAGTTTGCACGCACCTTCAATACACAGCTGAATAAAGCGCAAGATCTCCGTTACGGTGAAAACCCGCATCAGTCTGCTGCTTTCTATGTTGAAAGCACCGCTTCTGAAGCGTCTGTTTCTACAGCGAAGCAGCTGCAGGGCAAAGAGCTTTCCTATAACAACATTGCAGATACAGACGCAGCGCTGGAATGCGTAAAGTCATTCGCCAAGCCGGCATGTGTCATAGTAAAACACGCAAATCCATGCGGCGTTGCTGTATCTCTAGATGGTATCAAAGCGGCTTACGATCTTGCTTATGCAACTGACCCTGAATCCGCTTTCGGCGGCATCATTGCATTCAACCGCGAATTGGACACTGCGACTGCGCAAGCCATTGTAGACCGTCAATTTGTTGAAGTGATCATTGCGCCGAGCATCGCTGACGGCGTGCTGGAAATTACCGGCGCGAAGAAAAACGTCCGCGTGCTGGTTTGCGGCGAATTGCCGAAAATTGATGAGCGCGCGCCGCAGCTTGACTACAAGCGCGTAAACGGCGGCTTATTGGTTCAAGACCAGGACTTAGGCATGATCACGAAAGATGATCTGAAAGTCGTGACAAAAATTGCGCCGACTGAAGCTGAAATTGATGATTTGATCTTTGCTTGGAAAGTTGCGAAATACGTGAAGTCTAATGCAATTGTTTATGCGAAAGGCCGTCAAACCATTGGCGTAGGCGCAGGCCAAATGAGCCGCGTCAACTCCGCGCGCATTGCAGCCATCAAAGCTGAACATGCCGGCCTAGTCGTTGAAGGCGCAGTCATGGCATCTGATGCATTCTTCCCGTTCCGCGACGGCATTGATAACGCTGCTAAAGCCGGCATCAAATGCATCATCCAGCCAGGCGGCTCTATGCGCGACGAAGAAACAATTGCAGCGGCTGATGAACACGGCATTGCAATGGTGTTCACTGGCATGCGCCACTTCCGTCACTAA
- the fis gene encoding DNA-binding transcriptional regulator Fis yields MNSKSPIFTAQSDVALRIHVDRAVRHYFAQLQGEQPSQVYDMVLAEMEKPLLSVVLEYTRGNQTRAAEILGLNRGTLRKKLKAHGLMSE; encoded by the coding sequence ATGAATAGCAAATCTCCTATTTTTACTGCACAATCTGATGTCGCTCTGCGTATTCACGTAGACCGCGCAGTTCGTCATTACTTTGCACAGCTGCAAGGCGAACAGCCTTCTCAGGTATATGACATGGTGCTGGCAGAAATGGAGAAACCTCTTTTATCTGTAGTTCTGGAATATACGCGCGGCAATCAGACACGCGCTGCCGAGATCCTCGGACTCAACCGCGGGACTTTACGTAAAAAGTTGAAAGCTCACGGTTTAATGAGTGAATAA
- the purD gene encoding phosphoribosylamine--glycine ligase: MNILVLGNGGREHALAWKIAQDDKVAKVFVAPGNAGTATENKCENVNLSILDNAAIIEFAKSNAVDLIIVGPEAPLVNGVVDACREAGVKVWGPTQFAAQLEGSKAFAKHFLKRHNIPTAFYDVFTEVDAAKAFVEKNGAPIVIKADGLAAGKGVIVAMTNQEAFDAIDDMLAGNKFGDAGSRVVIEEFLAGEEASFICMIDGGNILPMATSQDHKRIFEGDQGPNTGGMGAYSPAPVVTAEVFERVMKEVMRPTVDGMKADGHVYTGFLYAGLMIDDEGQPKVIEFNCRFGDPETQPIMMRLKSSLVDLVEAGIAGNLPAEAEWDERKTVGIVLASKGYPETSSKDDVISGLYTEMTDAKVFHAGTAVNANGEIVTAGGRVLCVTALGDSIGEAQAKALELCQKVTFDGVQYRKDIGYRAIARENA, translated from the coding sequence ATGAATATTTTAGTTTTGGGTAATGGCGGCCGTGAACATGCGCTTGCATGGAAAATCGCGCAAGACGATAAAGTAGCGAAAGTATTTGTTGCGCCGGGCAATGCCGGCACCGCAACAGAAAACAAATGCGAAAATGTGAATTTAAGCATTTTAGACAATGCCGCGATTATCGAGTTTGCCAAAAGCAATGCGGTTGATTTAATTATCGTTGGCCCTGAAGCGCCGCTGGTCAATGGCGTGGTTGATGCCTGCCGTGAAGCTGGCGTTAAAGTGTGGGGCCCAACCCAATTCGCTGCGCAGCTGGAAGGCTCTAAAGCATTCGCCAAGCATTTCTTAAAGCGCCACAATATTCCAACAGCATTCTATGACGTATTTACCGAAGTAGATGCAGCCAAAGCATTTGTTGAAAAAAATGGCGCGCCGATTGTAATCAAAGCTGACGGCCTGGCTGCCGGAAAAGGCGTCATTGTCGCCATGACCAATCAAGAAGCCTTTGATGCGATTGATGACATGCTGGCCGGCAACAAATTCGGCGATGCCGGTTCCCGCGTTGTAATTGAAGAATTCCTTGCCGGCGAAGAAGCATCGTTCATCTGCATGATTGATGGCGGCAACATCCTGCCGATGGCTACTTCGCAAGACCACAAGCGCATCTTTGAAGGCGACCAAGGCCCGAACACCGGCGGCATGGGCGCTTACTCTCCTGCGCCTGTCGTGACTGCTGAAGTGTTTGAGCGCGTGATGAAAGAAGTAATGCGCCCAACGGTTGACGGCATGAAAGCGGATGGCCATGTCTACACAGGCTTCCTGTATGCAGGCTTGATGATTGATGACGAAGGTCAGCCAAAAGTTATCGAATTCAACTGCCGCTTTGGTGACCCTGAAACCCAGCCAATCATGATGCGCTTAAAGTCATCATTGGTGGATTTGGTTGAGGCAGGCATCGCAGGCAACCTTCCTGCTGAAGCTGAATGGGATGAGCGCAAAACCGTCGGCATCGTTCTTGCTTCTAAGGGCTACCCTGAAACTTCAAGCAAAGATGACGTGATTTCTGGTCTATACACCGAAATGACGGATGCGAAAGTGTTCCATGCCGGCACTGCAGTTAATGCCAATGGCGAGATTGTGACTGCCGGCGGCCGCGTGCTTTGCGTAACCGCGTTGGGCGACAGCATTGGCGAGGCGCAAGCTAAAGCGTTGGAGCTGTGCCAGAAAGTGACTTTTGACGGCGTTCAATACCGCAAAGACATCGGCTACCGCGCAATTGCGCGTGAAAATGCTTAA
- a CDS encoding bile acid:sodium symporter family protein, translating to MDSGLFAFFLPVTLALMMMGLGLELSVKDFMRVGRYPKVVFLALFTQLIILVSIAFLICKVLNLPPLLAVGLMLLAASPGGPTANLFSYIYKGDVALNITLTAINSVLCTFTLPFIVNLSLLHFLGEKTAIGMPVEKIAQVFLIILIPVCLGMLLRSAAPALAYQLNRPMRLLSAFFLASIFIYALFKEKNNVVLYFADVGIATAIFCFSSLFIGYLVPHLARIPEKQARACTFEIGIHNTAISMTIALSVLSNTAIAIPAGVYSLFMYIFAMFFGFILTRKGGHLMTGAETSKI from the coding sequence ATGGATTCGGGGTTATTTGCTTTTTTTCTGCCCGTAACACTGGCCCTGATGATGATGGGTCTGGGCTTAGAGCTTTCTGTTAAAGACTTCATGCGCGTCGGGCGCTACCCTAAAGTAGTCTTTCTGGCGCTTTTCACCCAGCTGATTATTTTAGTTTCAATCGCTTTCCTGATCTGCAAAGTGCTGAACCTACCGCCTTTGCTCGCCGTCGGCCTGATGCTGCTGGCCGCTTCGCCGGGCGGGCCGACAGCCAACCTGTTCAGCTATATCTATAAAGGCGATGTGGCGCTGAACATCACCCTGACCGCCATCAATTCAGTACTCTGCACATTTACCCTGCCTTTTATTGTCAATCTATCCCTGCTGCATTTTTTAGGTGAAAAAACCGCAATCGGCATGCCGGTCGAAAAAATCGCGCAGGTCTTCCTGATTATCCTGATTCCCGTATGCCTTGGCATGCTGCTGCGCTCTGCAGCGCCGGCGCTTGCCTATCAGCTGAACCGGCCCATGCGCCTGCTGTCAGCGTTCTTTTTAGCGTCCATTTTTATTTACGCGCTGTTTAAGGAAAAAAACAATGTCGTGCTGTATTTCGCCGATGTCGGAATCGCCACAGCCATCTTCTGCTTTTCCAGCCTGTTTATCGGCTATCTGGTGCCGCATCTGGCCAGAATTCCTGAAAAGCAGGCGCGCGCCTGCACCTTTGAGATCGGCATTCACAATACCGCCATTTCCATGACCATTGCGCTGTCGGTTTTATCCAATACCGCCATTGCTATTCCTGCCGGCGTATATTCCCTATTTATGTACATTTTCGCCATGTTTTTTGGCTTTATCCTAACCCGCAAAGGCGGCCATTTAATGACAGGCGCGGAAACTTCCAAAATTTAA
- a CDS encoding DUF3426 domain-containing protein, whose amino-acid sequence MSNKQTFCPTCSTTYKVTVTQLTIAQGMVCCPKCSTSFNALSYLVADKASAAHAAAEPQAADAVFSPAAQIDLSRFSFEQAPAQSCIEQPRGLLDLFEDKVENSNIDLKTYLNNLNYFSTEPIGNFPALNWTDKADTEKKRSVLNYAAWTAVNFLLIGTLLFQFFWFNPQYLKNSPVMGASFNAVCEVFNCSKLEAHYNLISTKKVKVRAISKNEVEFRGQLINYHDRSLALPLIRVELKEHGAVFATYTLQYQQYLTESLAGIQRIPTNSPFKFKFRLPVDRKSFDSYNLEIIHP is encoded by the coding sequence ATGAGCAATAAACAGACATTCTGCCCAACTTGTTCCACCACCTACAAAGTAACGGTCACTCAGCTGACCATTGCTCAGGGCATGGTTTGCTGCCCTAAGTGCTCAACATCGTTCAATGCCTTAAGCTATTTAGTTGCAGATAAAGCCTCTGCGGCCCATGCTGCAGCTGAACCGCAGGCTGCAGACGCCGTTTTTTCGCCTGCAGCTCAAATTGACCTTTCAAGATTCAGCTTTGAACAGGCGCCGGCGCAAAGCTGCATTGAGCAGCCGCGCGGGCTGCTGGACCTTTTTGAAGATAAAGTTGAAAACTCCAATATTGACCTGAAAACCTATTTAAACAATCTGAACTATTTCAGCACAGAACCGATTGGCAACTTTCCGGCGCTGAACTGGACAGACAAAGCCGATACCGAGAAAAAGCGCAGCGTGCTGAACTACGCAGCCTGGACTGCGGTGAATTTCCTGCTGATCGGCACTTTACTGTTCCAGTTTTTCTGGTTCAATCCGCAGTATTTGAAAAACAGCCCGGTTATGGGCGCTTCGTTTAATGCCGTCTGCGAAGTTTTCAACTGCTCCAAGCTTGAAGCGCATTACAATTTAATCAGCACCAAAAAAGTAAAAGTCCGCGCAATTTCCAAAAATGAAGTGGAATTCAGAGGCCAGCTGATCAACTACCATGACCGCAGCCTGGCCTTGCCGCTGATCCGTGTCGAGCTCAAAGAGCATGGCGCGGTATTTGCAACCTACACCCTGCAATATCAGCAATATTTAACCGAGAGCCTTGCCGGCATTCAACGCATTCCGACCAACAGCCCGTTCAAATTCAAATTCAGGCTCCCTGTCGACCGCAAAAGCTTCGACAGCTACAATTTAGAAATAATTCATCCATAA
- the dnaE gene encoding DNA polymerase III subunit alpha has product MHFVHLGIYTEFSITESIVRIPDLVKAAANDEMPALALTDLSNLHAAVKFYQKCLGKGIKPIFGSTIRLNDAEHRATLLAMSKKGWRSLTELVSEGFISGQQLDIPCVQKDWVLNQHEDLIVLLGQHSDVGKMLLTSNPQKAEPLLQEWIGKFGNRVYLALTRTGRPGEEAFIQEAVKLAAKYNIGVVAHNDVHFVNREDFEAHEARVCIADGYVLGDDRRPKNYSPEQYFKTAAEMTELFQDIPSAVENTFHIAKRCNVSLRLGFHDLPDYPIPEGHTIDTYFEHLSQVGLEERLNFLYPPEQRGDDWPEIRKPYDERLAFEVKIILNMGFPGYFLIVMDFIQWSKNNGVPVGPGRGSGAGSLVAYSLKITDLDPLRYDLLFERFLNPERVSMPDFDVDFCIAGRDRVIDYVARTYGHDAVSQIATFGTMAAKGAIRDVARVLGKSYGLADRISKMIPTKPLGLSLEESIEAEPQLKDIVTNPSNPDNDDAAEIWEMALKLEGITRNTGKHAGGVVIAPTKLTDYSAVLCDADGTGRVAQFDKDDVEAAGLVKFDFLGLRNLTVIEDAIKHINERQDITSPVDITYIPLDDPKAYSIFAEANTTAVFQFESVGMKKMLKEARPSKFEEIIAFVSLYRPGPMDLIPDFIFRMHGGEFEYLHPLLEKVLEPTYGIMVYQEQVMQAAQFCAGYSLGGADLLRRAMGKKKPEEMVKQRQIFIEGAAQKDIDTDTANHIFDYMEKFAGYGFNKSHAAAYALVAYQTAWLKAHYPAEFMSAVMTSEMQNTDNVVFIIDDCRGNGLEVLPPSVNMSLYNFHASDAKTIVYGLGAIKGVGEAAMQSVIDSRINEGPYRDLFDFCHRIDLKKINKRTLEALIRAGALDCLGIERSSLMAQLPEAVQAADQARSNRETGIMDLFGEVEEVQRKPAKPVKPWSDEVRLKGEKDTLGLYLTGHPIDVYRPELKSFISQRINELTPTRRGVTTVFAGLVVDVANFPNRMMVTLDDGTARIEVSANHERFQRFKDIIQTEKVVVIEGEIYEREGFDRPMGRLSKAFSLNEIRQKRANSIQIKLSPEHMSKTLTKDLQNILAPYCNVDMCSHIPVQIKLDFAYASAELHCGADWNIAPLDEALSKLRDYFGKEALHIEYQVKSKATKAVSYEQAQPASVPPPPPDMSMDDAMDLYQAESASQYS; this is encoded by the coding sequence ATGCACTTTGTACATCTTGGTATTTATACAGAATTTTCGATCACTGAGTCGATAGTACGAATACCTGATCTAGTAAAAGCTGCAGCAAATGATGAAATGCCTGCATTGGCGCTGACAGATTTATCCAATCTGCATGCTGCCGTAAAATTTTATCAAAAGTGCCTAGGCAAAGGCATTAAGCCGATATTCGGCTCAACCATCCGCCTCAATGATGCAGAGCACAGAGCCACCCTGCTGGCCATGAGCAAAAAAGGCTGGCGCAGCCTGACTGAACTGGTTTCAGAAGGCTTCATCAGCGGCCAGCAGCTGGACATTCCCTGCGTTCAAAAAGACTGGGTTTTAAATCAGCACGAAGATCTGATTGTGCTGCTGGGCCAGCACAGCGATGTCGGCAAAATGCTGCTGACCTCAAATCCGCAGAAAGCTGAACCGCTGCTGCAGGAATGGATCGGGAAATTCGGCAACCGCGTTTACCTTGCGCTTACGCGCACCGGCCGCCCCGGCGAAGAAGCCTTTATTCAGGAAGCGGTCAAGCTGGCTGCCAAATACAATATTGGCGTGGTTGCGCATAATGATGTGCACTTTGTCAACCGCGAAGACTTTGAAGCGCATGAAGCGCGGGTCTGCATTGCCGACGGCTATGTGCTGGGCGATGACCGCCGTCCGAAAAATTACAGCCCCGAACAGTATTTTAAAACCGCTGCCGAAATGACGGAGCTGTTTCAGGACATTCCATCCGCGGTTGAAAACACTTTCCATATCGCAAAGCGCTGCAACGTTTCGCTGCGCCTGGGCTTCCATGACCTGCCGGACTATCCGATTCCTGAAGGCCATACCATTGACACCTACTTTGAGCATTTGTCTCAAGTCGGCCTTGAAGAGCGCCTGAATTTCCTTTACCCGCCTGAACAGCGTGGCGATGACTGGCCGGAAATCCGCAAGCCTTATGATGAGCGCCTGGCGTTTGAAGTCAAAATCATCCTGAATATGGGCTTCCCAGGCTACTTCCTGATCGTTATGGACTTCATTCAATGGTCTAAAAACAACGGCGTGCCGGTTGGCCCGGGACGCGGTTCGGGCGCAGGCTCGCTGGTCGCCTACAGCCTGAAAATTACCGATCTGGACCCGCTGCGCTACGACCTGCTGTTCGAACGCTTCCTGAACCCGGAACGCGTTTCCATGCCCGACTTTGACGTCGACTTCTGCATTGCCGGCCGTGACCGCGTAATTGACTATGTCGCGCGCACCTACGGCCATGATGCAGTCTCCCAGATTGCAACCTTCGGCACCATGGCGGCCAAAGGCGCAATCCGCGATGTAGCGCGGGTTCTGGGCAAATCCTATGGCTTGGCTGACCGCATTTCCAAGATGATTCCGACCAAGCCTTTAGGGCTTAGCCTGGAAGAATCGATAGAAGCCGAACCGCAGCTGAAAGATATCGTCACCAATCCGTCCAACCCGGACAATGACGACGCCGCCGAGATCTGGGAAATGGCGCTGAAGCTGGAAGGCATTACCCGCAACACCGGCAAGCACGCCGGCGGCGTGGTGATCGCGCCGACCAAGCTGACCGACTATTCGGCAGTGCTGTGCGATGCCGACGGGACTGGCCGGGTCGCGCAGTTCGATAAAGATGACGTCGAAGCCGCCGGCTTGGTGAAATTCGACTTCTTGGGCCTGCGCAACTTAACCGTCATTGAAGATGCGATTAAGCACATCAATGAGCGCCAGGATATCACCAGCCCTGTCGATATCACCTATATTCCGCTGGATGACCCGAAAGCCTATTCCATTTTTGCTGAAGCCAACACCACTGCGGTATTCCAGTTTGAATCCGTCGGCATGAAAAAAATGCTGAAAGAGGCGCGCCCAAGCAAATTTGAAGAAATTATCGCCTTCGTGTCGCTGTACCGCCCGGGCCCGATGGACCTGATTCCGGACTTCATTTTCCGGATGCACGGCGGCGAGTTTGAATACCTGCATCCGCTGCTGGAAAAAGTGCTGGAACCGACCTACGGCATTATGGTGTATCAGGAACAGGTAATGCAGGCCGCGCAGTTCTGCGCAGGCTACTCGCTGGGCGGCGCCGATTTGCTCCGCCGCGCCATGGGCAAGAAAAAGCCTGAAGAAATGGTCAAGCAGCGCCAGATCTTTATTGAAGGCGCGGCCCAAAAAGATATTGATACCGATACCGCAAACCATATCTTCGACTATATGGAAAAATTTGCCGGCTACGGCTTCAACAAATCGCACGCGGCCGCTTATGCCTTGGTGGCCTATCAGACTGCATGGCTGAAAGCGCATTACCCTGCAGAATTCATGTCTGCGGTAATGACATCGGAAATGCAGAATACCGACAACGTGGTGTTCATCATTGACGACTGCCGCGGCAACGGCCTGGAAGTGCTGCCGCCGTCGGTCAATATGTCGCTGTACAACTTCCATGCCAGCGACGCGAAAACCATTGTCTATGGCCTGGGCGCAATTAAAGGCGTAGGCGAAGCCGCCATGCAGTCGGTGATTGATTCGCGCATCAATGAAGGCCCTTACCGCGACTTATTCGACTTCTGCCACCGCATTGATTTAAAGAAAATCAACAAGCGCACGCTGGAAGCGCTGATCCGCGCCGGCGCATTGGACTGCTTAGGCATTGAACGCTCCAGCCTGATGGCGCAGCTGCCGGAAGCGGTGCAGGCGGCCGATCAGGCGCGCAGCAACCGTGAAACCGGCATCATGGATCTATTTGGCGAAGTGGAAGAGGTGCAGCGCAAGCCAGCCAAGCCGGTGAAGCCGTGGTCAGATGAAGTCCGCCTGAAAGGTGAAAAAGATACGCTTGGCCTATATTTGACCGGCCACCCGATTGATGTCTACCGTCCGGAACTGAAATCCTTTATTTCACAGCGCATTAATGAGCTGACCCCAACCCGGCGCGGCGTGACCACTGTCTTTGCCGGCCTTGTGGTGGATGTCGCCAACTTTCCGAACCGCATGATGGTCACGCTGGATGACGGCACCGCGCGCATTGAAGTTTCCGCCAATCATGAGCGCTTCCAGCGCTTTAAAGACATCATCCAGACCGAAAAAGTCGTGGTGATTGAAGGCGAAATTTATGAGCGCGAAGGCTTTGACCGCCCGATGGGCCGCTTAAGCAAAGCCTTCAGCCTGAATGAAATCCGCCAGAAGCGCGCCAACAGCATTCAGATTAAGCTCAGCCCTGAACACATGAGCAAAACCCTGACCAAAGACCTGCAGAATATTTTAGCGCCTTACTGCAATGTCGATATGTGCAGCCATATTCCAGTGCAAATTAAGCTGGATTTCGCCTATGCCTCGGCCGAACTGCACTGCGGCGCCGACTGGAATATCGCCCCGCTGGATGAAGCGCTGAGCAAGCTGCGCGACTACTTCGGCAAGGAAGCGCTGCATATTGAATATCAGGTCAAATCCAAAGCTACCAAAGCGGTCAGCTATGAGCAGGCGCAGCCAGCCAGCGTCCCGCCTCCGCCGCCGGATATGAGCATGGACGATGCGATGGATCTGTATCAGGCGGAATCGGCCAGCCAGTATTCTTAA
- the prmA gene encoding 50S ribosomal protein L11 methyltransferase — translation MKWLQIHITVDQAQVDYTETLLSSMGAVSVTLDDAENQELLEPLPGETPLWNKVIVTGIYAQEDGEEIDVAALETFIQAQLPGAPLRSELIEDQEWERTWMDAYEPIQIAEKYWIVPEWMEAPEPDAVNIKLDPGLAFGTGNHASTFLCLQWLGKTDVKDKVVIDYGCGSGILGVAALLLGAKKVYATDIDPQAVHATKQNAELNGVLENLYVGLPEEFNEAFKGQQADILIANILAGPLMELAPEFAALVKSEGEFALAGVIEEQVADVSSIYSKYFDILEVEHREEHWCRISGKRQKH, via the coding sequence GTGAAGTGGTTACAAATTCATATTACTGTTGATCAAGCGCAAGTCGATTACACCGAAACCCTGCTCAGCTCTATGGGCGCAGTCAGTGTAACTTTGGATGATGCTGAGAATCAGGAACTGCTGGAACCGCTGCCGGGTGAAACTCCGCTTTGGAACAAAGTCATTGTGACCGGCATCTATGCGCAGGAAGACGGCGAAGAAATTGACGTGGCGGCATTGGAAACCTTTATTCAGGCGCAGCTGCCTGGAGCACCCTTGCGCAGCGAGCTGATTGAAGATCAGGAATGGGAACGCACCTGGATGGACGCCTATGAGCCGATTCAGATTGCGGAAAAATACTGGATTGTTCCTGAATGGATGGAAGCGCCAGAACCTGACGCAGTGAACATTAAGCTGGATCCGGGCCTGGCTTTCGGCACAGGCAACCACGCCTCAACTTTCCTTTGCCTTCAGTGGCTGGGCAAAACCGATGTTAAAGATAAAGTTGTGATTGATTACGGCTGCGGTTCAGGCATTTTAGGCGTGGCGGCTTTGCTGCTGGGCGCTAAAAAAGTCTATGCCACCGACATTGACCCGCAGGCGGTTCATGCCACAAAACAGAATGCCGAACTGAATGGCGTGCTGGAAAATCTGTATGTCGGCCTGCCGGAAGAGTTCAATGAAGCCTTCAAAGGACAGCAGGCGGACATCCTGATTGCAAATATTCTGGCCGGCCCGCTTATGGAGCTTGCGCCTGAGTTCGCAGCTTTGGTTAAATCTGAGGGAGAGTTCGCACTTGCGGGCGTCATCGAAGAACAAGTTGCTGATGTTTCTAGCATTTACTCAAAATATTTTGATATATTAGAGGTCGAACATCGTGAAGAACACTGGTGCCGGATCTCAGGAAAGCGCCAAAAGCATTAA